A segment of the Curtobacterium sp. MCSS17_007 genome:
CACCGTCGCGCACGGTCGTCTCCAACGCGACGGGTGCCGTACCCGTCGTGACCGAACCGGAAGGCCGACCATGACCACGAACCCACCCGGGAACGACTCCGGGACGCCCATCCACGACCGCACCGCGGCTGCCGAGGGACACGAGGTGCACCCGGGCGTGACCGTGCCGTCCTTCGCCAGCGGCGTGCCGGCCGCGCGCCACGAGGACTCCGCCGACGACCGCGCGTTCGACGACGTGCTGCGCCCCGAGGGGTTCGACGACGTCGAGCCGCTCGACGCACTGCCGGCCGACGAGCAGCTGCCCGCGACCCCCTCGGCCGCCGGCGCCTCGGCCCCGCTGACCGACACGACCACGAGCACCTCCGCCGGGTACGTCCCGACCGCCGGCAGCGCCGGCGGCAGCAGCACCGGTGACGGCGGTGGCAAGGCCGACGCCGCCAAGGGCGCCGCGCAGGACGTCGCCGGCGACGCGAAGGACAAGGCCGCGAACGTCGCCGGCACCGCCAAGGAGCAGGCGTCGAACGTCGCCTCCGAGGCGACCGAGCACGCCAAGCAGCTCTACTCGCAGGCCAGCGACACGCTCAAGGAGCAGGCCGCCGGCCAGCAGGAGCGCGCCGCCGGTGGTCTCCGCACCCTCGGCGAGCAGCTCAGCCGCATGGCCGACAAGGACGACGAGCAGGGCCTCGCCGCGAAGGTCGTCCGCGACCTGTCGCAGCGCGCCGGGTCCGCCGCCGGGTACCTCGAGAACCGCGACCCGGGTTCGCTCCTCGACGAGGTCAAGTCCTTCGCCGCCCGCAAGCCCGGCACCTTCATCGCGCTCGCCGCGGGTGCCGGGATCCTCGCCGGACGCCTGACCAAGGCGCTCGCGACCGAGATCAAGCACGAGAAGGAAGCCGACGGCCCGTCGACGGGGACCGGGAGCGGCGTATGAGCCACTCGGTTCCCGGCGCGACGCCGCTGGGTGAGCCGACGCCCGAGGAACGCGCCGCCACGACCCCGCTCGGTGAGCTGCTCTCCGACGTCTCGCGGGACCTGTCGAGCCTGTTCCGCCAGGAGGTCGCGCTCGCCAAGGCCGAGCTGACCGAGTCCGCGAAGAAGGCGGGCAAGGCGGGCGGCATGTTCGGCGGCGCCGGCCTGACGGCACTGTTCGCCCTGCTGTTCCTGTCGATCGCCGCGTGGTGGGGCCTCGGCTACCTCATCGGCAACGCCTGG
Coding sequences within it:
- a CDS encoding phage holin family protein, which gives rise to MSHSVPGATPLGEPTPEERAATTPLGELLSDVSRDLSSLFRQEVALAKAELTESAKKAGKAGGMFGGAGLTALFALLFLSIAAWWGLGYLIGNAWSAVVIAVVYGIVAAILAVRGRKEIKEIQGAPQTVETVKEVPEALKPNTGRKP